A section of the Paenibacillus aurantius genome encodes:
- a CDS encoding transglutaminase-like domain-containing protein — protein sequence MMRAPSRHRGLSAEPSGRPGRGREAAAALLLFLLLRECLQPVAALSELTSVEETLPLYIALGGFLLLDWMETSAVLRWSGKLAVALAAVGWMFYGDGFAGMGWLFEYAEEAARDAARALSGQAGEISAPTRTLVFLGGWAMLGAVLYSIVRQSRQSIWFTAVVLGYLVLLQLGPGLDTSPGIARALVLGLLLASLQRWPAEKAASYPPAGKRGASAGWAAAVLLLAAGASAAGWLAARNQPREAVPLAWGAAQEEWLTGGGAGRYTAAMAPLAGNGISRTGYGLDDTRLGGPLQQENRILFTAYTEQPVYWRGESKNTYDGRGWTQKGTEQAEWGAADAPAALASEVSGPGRIVQEIYPASSGLFSRLLLAGGKLVRIDELTAAGGMPLSAGTVKADAEAGRYERQDGPERLLSYRVLAELPERDETALRQAGTDYGERIRSLYLELPETLPARVGELASRVTAGAPDPFRRAQALETFLKTSYPYSLDRPKPLPPGADFVDDFLFTQKVGYCDYFSTAMTVMLRSVGVPARWVKGFAPGEISLSSGDKSDPAERLNRLAGSPVQEEAGSVTDAVIGASSGPALSNVYDTDLTGGVSASGLSGEPGSSHPGYRVTVRSQDAHSWVEAYFPGYGWVPFDPTPGFGASALTRSASVSPDSPKKAGLSAEGWRWPGLSGLGASASRAGTSLVTAAAGWRAADWMATGGTALMLAVAGGLLWRSRGRLQLWRLLRERRTRQPDVQLLVLDRLWEQVFRFYGPRAPDMTLREYVDRIGAADPEGRQMLMEWVKLDEEARFDMLGPHLSKPRFRETWKWLGNRRAARSRITRS from the coding sequence ATGATGCGAGCGCCTAGCCGCCATCGGGGCCTCTCCGCCGAGCCGTCCGGCCGTCCCGGGCGGGGGCGGGAAGCGGCCGCCGCGCTGCTTCTGTTCCTGCTGCTGCGGGAGTGCCTCCAGCCGGTAGCCGCCTTATCGGAGCTCACCTCCGTGGAGGAAACCCTCCCTTTGTATATAGCATTAGGGGGATTTCTTCTCCTGGACTGGATGGAGACCTCCGCCGTTCTCCGCTGGTCCGGCAAGCTGGCCGTAGCGCTGGCCGCCGTCGGCTGGATGTTCTACGGCGACGGGTTCGCCGGCATGGGGTGGCTGTTCGAGTATGCCGAGGAAGCGGCGCGGGATGCCGCCCGTGCCCTGAGCGGCCAAGCCGGGGAGATCAGCGCTCCTACCCGCACCCTGGTGTTTCTGGGAGGATGGGCGATGCTAGGGGCGGTACTCTATTCCATCGTCCGGCAGAGCCGCCAGTCGATCTGGTTCACCGCGGTGGTGCTTGGGTACCTGGTGCTGCTGCAGTTGGGCCCGGGCCTCGACACGTCACCCGGCATCGCCCGGGCTCTCGTGCTTGGCCTTCTGCTCGCCTCGCTTCAGCGCTGGCCGGCCGAGAAAGCCGCTTCCTATCCCCCGGCGGGGAAACGGGGGGCTTCCGCCGGCTGGGCGGCGGCTGTCCTCCTGCTGGCCGCGGGGGCTTCCGCCGCCGGCTGGCTCGCCGCCCGGAATCAGCCGCGGGAGGCGGTTCCCTTGGCGTGGGGAGCCGCTCAGGAGGAGTGGCTTACCGGAGGCGGCGCCGGCCGTTATACGGCTGCCATGGCCCCGCTTGCCGGAAACGGGATCTCCCGTACCGGCTACGGCTTGGACGATACCCGGCTGGGCGGCCCGCTGCAGCAGGAGAACCGCATCCTCTTCACCGCGTATACGGAGCAGCCGGTTTATTGGCGCGGGGAAAGCAAGAACACCTATGACGGCAGGGGATGGACCCAGAAGGGGACGGAGCAGGCGGAGTGGGGGGCAGCCGATGCCCCGGCCGCTTTGGCTTCGGAAGTGTCCGGTCCCGGACGAATCGTTCAGGAGATCTATCCGGCCTCCTCCGGCCTGTTTTCCCGGCTGCTGCTTGCCGGAGGAAAGCTCGTCCGGATCGACGAATTGACCGCCGCGGGGGGCATGCCGCTCTCCGCGGGGACGGTGAAAGCGGATGCCGAGGCCGGACGGTATGAACGCCAGGATGGGCCGGAACGGCTGCTCTCGTACCGGGTGCTGGCGGAGCTTCCGGAGAGAGACGAAACGGCCCTCCGCCAGGCGGGAACCGATTACGGGGAACGGATCCGCTCGCTGTATCTGGAACTGCCCGAAACCCTTCCCGCCCGGGTCGGGGAGCTGGCCTCCCGGGTAACGGCCGGGGCTCCGGACCCGTTCCGCCGGGCCCAGGCGTTGGAGACGTTCTTGAAGACGTCGTATCCGTACAGCCTGGACCGGCCGAAGCCGCTTCCTCCGGGGGCCGACTTCGTGGACGACTTTCTGTTTACCCAGAAGGTCGGATACTGCGACTATTTCTCGACGGCCATGACGGTGATGCTGCGCTCCGTTGGCGTTCCGGCCCGATGGGTTAAAGGCTTCGCTCCCGGCGAGATTTCCCTCTCGTCCGGAGATAAGAGCGATCCGGCGGAGCGGCTGAACAGGTTAGCGGGAAGTCCGGTGCAGGAGGAGGCCGGGAGCGTGACGGATGCGGTGATCGGAGCTTCGTCCGGTCCTGCCTTGTCGAACGTCTATGACACGGACCTGACGGGGGGCGTCTCCGCCTCCGGCCTTTCCGGGGAACCAGGATCGTCGCACCCGGGGTACCGGGTCACGGTCCGCAGCCAGGATGCCCATTCCTGGGTGGAAGCCTATTTTCCCGGTTACGGCTGGGTGCCGTTCGATCCTACTCCGGGCTTTGGTGCCTCCGCGCTTACCCGAAGTGCGTCCGTTTCGCCGGATTCCCCAAAGAAAGCGGGGCTATCCGCGGAAGGATGGCGCTGGCCCGGCTTGTCCGGACTTGGGGCTTCGGCTTCCCGCGCAGGAACCTCGTTGGTGACGGCCGCTGCCGGTTGGAGGGCGGCCGACTGGATGGCAACGGGGGGGACAGCCTTGATGTTGGCGGTGGCAGGAGGCTTATTATGGCGAAGCCGCGGCAGGCTGCAGCTGTGGCGCCTTCTCCGGGAGCGGAGAACCCGTCAGCCGGACGTGCAGCTGCTGGTGCTGGACCGGCTGTGGGAACAGGTTTTTCGCTTCTATGGCCCGAGGGCTCCGGATATGACGCTGCGGGAGTATGTCGACCGAATCGGAGCGGCCGATCCGGAAGGCCGGCAGATGCTCATGGAATGGGTCAAGCTGGATGAAGAAGCCCGGTTCGACATGCTGGGACCCCACTTGTCCAAGCCGCGCTTCCGGGAGACGTGGAAATGGCTCGGGAACCGGCGTGCCGCCCGAAGCCGTATAACCCGATCTTGA